The following coding sequences lie in one Arachis hypogaea cultivar Tifrunner chromosome 4, arahy.Tifrunner.gnm2.J5K5, whole genome shotgun sequence genomic window:
- the LOC112797005 gene encoding UPF0481 protein At3g47200: MDDTNDDNRPTIDNEVSKLIAQKESTSHAIESEAANKLNEWKDSTTDAIESEATKLIAFRESTTKLIALKESTTDEIKSKTTNKLIQLKESATDAIESDETTRLIPSKESSINDTIENNADTKLNEWRETTKSLLGRFRSQSEPFNISNIPAQLREGNKNAYMPKAISIGPRYKGTRTNLVQWEKIKWQCMQSLLHRGPKGPETNLKECMGVVMGLEKEVRANYADDLKLEWNDLANIMLSDACFLLELLICASNELNQKLKSRLEPSGPGGDVGKKEEVLVDLLKLQNQMPLFILHKLSDQIFYEVVPVETLALNLFGYFPETSFKCFTPDIPSQHFLELVNAYISDDGEEGALITEQRQESQHMCIPINVVRNFREVGTQCSNCCAPIFGQAVTSVDDEFAQNVGEFRQNQYVSNAMDISNSQFVSDAMENGKNNDAPSQTYRAEHNRCARILEAAGVTIKARITKKEAQNTDNQGQPVVTTRGFDFDIRFIKGNGTLEIPQLHITNSTEVTWQNLIAWEQGHTGFSCKHRCTWAAFFFNGLICRESDIQLLKDRKVIVDHMNMTNKKLLEYFRSLVIGVDRVKINDSPYWQMVRILNKYSGTKCHVIKRSSILLWHSWLPGAVRRIDRFFLRSYSCLIGMISVYTLLSAVFQILDYYNRKTDRLGPAASPRALLRG; encoded by the exons ATGGATGATACAAATGATGATAATCGACCTACCATAGACAATGAGGTCAGCAAGTTGATTGCACAAAAGGAATCTACAAGTCATGCCATAGAAAGTGAGGCCGCCAATAAATTGAATGAATGGAAGGATTCTACAACCGATGCCATAGAAAGTGAGGCCACAAAGTTGATTGCATTTAGGGAATCTACCACCAAGTTGATTGCACTGAAGGAATCCACAACTGATGAAATAAAGAGTAAGACCACCAACAAGTTGATTCAATTGAAGGAATCTGCAACTGATGCCATAGAAAGCGACGAGACCACAAGGTTGATTCCATCTAAAGAATCTTCAATAAATGATACCATAGAAAACAACGCGGACACGAAGTTGAATGAATGGAGAGAAACAACAAAATCATTACTGGGTCGTTTCCGCTCACAATCTGAGCCATTCAACATCTCCAATATCCCGGCACAGCTCCGGGAAGGGAACAAGAACGCTTACATGCCGAAGGCCATCTCGATCGGGCCGCGATACAAGGGAACCAGAACGAACCTTGTGCAATGGGAAAAGATCAAGTGGCAGTGTATGCAATCTCTTCTTCATCGCGGACCCAAGGGGCCCGAAACAAACTTGAAGGAATGCATGGGAGTCGTCATGGGATTGGAGAAAGAAGTTCGGGCAAATTATGCGGATGATCTTAAGCTAGAATGGAACGACCTTGCTAATATCATGTTGTCCGACGCTTGTTTCCTGCTTGAGCTTCTCATTTGTGCTTCCAACGAGTTGAATCAAAAGCTTAAGAGCCGATTGGAGCCTTCTGGCCCCGGAGGCGATGTTGGAAAGAAAGAAGAGGTGTTAGTTGATTTGTTGAAGTTGCAGAACCAGATGCCGCTTTTCATTCTCCACAAGTTgtctgaccaaattttttatgag GTTGTCCCCGTGGAAACTCTTGCGCTTAATCTATTTGGCTACTTTCCTGAGACAAGTTTCAAGTGCTTCACCCCGGACATTCCATCACAACACTTTCTTGAACTTGTTAATGCCTACATTTCCGACGACGGTGAAGAGGGAGCACTAATAACAGAACAGCGTCAAGAAAGCCAACACATGTGCATTCCTATTAACGTGGTTCGAAACTTCCGAGAAGTAGGGACTCAGTGTTCAAATTGTTGTGCTCCCATCTTCGGTCAAGCGGTCACCAGTGTTGATGATGAGTTTGCACAGAATGTAGGCGAGTTTCGACAAAACCAATATGTTTCTAATGCAATGGATATTAGCAACAGCCAATTCGTTTCTGATGCAATGGAAAATGGCAAAAATAATGATGCTCCATCTCAGACATACCGAGCAGAGCATAATCgatgtgctcgcatacttgaagCTGCTGGGGTCACAATCAAAGCTAGAA TTACAAAGAAAGAAGCACAAAACACAGATAATCAGGGTCAACCAGTGGTAACAACAAGAGGCTTTGATTTCGACATCAGATTCATCAAGGGCAACGGAACACTGGAAATCCCGCAGCTTCACATCACAAACTCAACAGAAGTGACGTGGCAGAATCTCATTGCTTGGGAGCAAGGCCATACCGGTTTCAGCTGCAAGCACAGGTGCACATGGGCCGCGTTCTTTTTCAACGGCTTGATTTGCCGCGAAAGCGATATTCAGCTTTTAAAAGACCGGAAAGTCATAGTGGACCACATGAACATGACGAACaaaaagttgttggaatattTCCGTTCGCTCGTAATTGGAGTTGACCGAGTCAAAATCAACGATTCTCCTTACTGGCAGATGGTTAGGATTTTGAACAAGTATTCAGGAACAAAATGCCACGTCATCAAACGGTCCTCCATACTTCTATGGCATTCTTGGCTTCCCGGTGCGGTTCGGCGAATTGATCGGTTCTTTTTGCGGAGTTATAGCTGCTTGATTGGAATGATTTCTGTGTACACTCTTCTCAGCGCAGTTTTTCAAATCCTTGACTATTATAACAGAAAAACCGACAGATTAGGTCCGGCGGCCTCACCTCGCGCCTTACTCAGGGGATGA
- the LOC112795055 gene encoding uncharacterized protein encodes MAEAPPPTPSELLRMVTELQQANQRMAEENQRMQNQIAQLEQARLEHHNHDHENNERTHVSETPQSDNEGDRRHDETQPDNEEEQPDNSAGPFTADIMNFQLPRQFTLPTTLTPYDGLGDPKQHVKKFRSIMIVNGASDLILCRCFPSFLDGPALDWFCSLPADSISRFQELAAQFEDHFAASAIYLHDSDYLTTIKQGAQESLKDYITRFTKVAMRISDLHPEVHLHAIKSGLRPGKFQETIAVTKPKTLAEFREKAKGQIDVEELRQARKTERSATNKDDDKPRDSKKAFKPVPRYDSYTKFNTKRDDIIKEILNSKLIKPPRKAGNYPESKSVDRSKYCTFHQKHGHTTDECVIAKDLLERLARQGHLDKFIAGQMQKNTSPTPDTSTAGASSKGKDKAPAQPRGVINCISGGYAGG; translated from the coding sequence ATGGCTGAGGCTCCCCCGCCAACTCCATCCGAACTTCTGAGGATGGTGACTGAACTCCAACAAGCAAATCAGCGAATGGCAGAAGAAAACCAGAGAATGCAAAACCAAATCGCACAATTAGAACAAGCTCGCCTAGAGCATCATAATCACGATCATGAAAACAACGAACGAACTCATGTCTCGGAGACGCCACAGAGCGACAACGAAGGAGATCGGCGCCATGACGAAACCCAACCTGACAACGAAGAAGAACAACCCGACAACTCGGCAGGACCATTCACAGCAGATATAATGAACTTCCAACTCCCCCGACAATTCACTCTGCCGACAACTTTAACCCCATATGACGGGTTGGGTGACCCAAAGCAGCATGTCAAGAAGTTCCGATCTATTATGATCGTTAATGGTGCATCTGATCTAATTCTTTGTCGATGTTTTCCATCTTttttagacggtcctgcacttgactggttttgttctttgcctgcaGATTCGATATCTCGTTTTCAGGAGCTGGCTGCCCAATTTGAAGATCATTTTGCAGCATCCGCAATATATCTCCACGATTCTGATTACTTGACGACCATAAAACAGGGAGCACAAGAAAGCCTGAAGGACTATATCACCCGCTTTACAAAGGTCGCCATGAGAATTTCCGACCTCCATCCAGAAGTTCATTTACACGCCATAAAAAGCGGCCTTCGCCCTGGCAAATTCCAGGAAACTATTGCTGTGACCAAGCCAAAAACCTTAGCCGAATTTCGTGAAAAAGCCAAGGGTCAGATCGACGTTGAGGAACTCAGACAAGCAAGGAAAACGGAAAGATCGGCAACGAATAAGGACGACGATAAACCTCGGGATAGCAAAAAAGCATTTAAGCCGGTTCCACGATATGACTCATACaccaaattcaacacaaaaagGGACGATATTATAAAGGAGATATTAAACTCCAAACTAATCAAGCCTCCTCGCAAAGCTGGCAATTATCCCGAGTCAAAAAGTGTCGACAGATCAAAGTATTGCACTTTTCACCAGAAACACGGACACACCACCGACGAATGTGTCATCGCCAAAGATCTCCTTGAACGGCTAGCAAGGCAAGGACATCTCGATAAATTTATTGCAGGGCAGATGCAGAAAAATACTAGCCCCACACCAGACACGTCAACAGCCGGCGCCTCCTCAAAAGGAAAGGACAAAGCACCGGCGCAACCTAGAGGGGTAATAAACTGTATCTCCGGAGGCTACGCTGGAGGATGA
- the LOC140184177 gene encoding uncharacterized protein: MLAITDAPSHPRPPTNISEVTFRPTDFNGAEANLDDPVVISIQLGDLIVKKVLLDPGSSADVLFFTTFEKMKLSNNILQPYMGDLVGFSGERVPVLGSVWLQTTFGEQPLHNTQDIQYLVVDCFSPYNVILGRPFLNKFAAIVFTVHLCVKFPVQDNVIATVHGDLQEVRQCYNTSLKPLKKVGQSHATL; encoded by the coding sequence ATGCTAGCAATTACGGATGCCCCAAGCCATCCTCGGCCACCGACGAACATCTCAGAAGTAACCTTCAGACCAACCGACTTTAACGGTGCCGAGGCCAATCTGGATGACCCTGTCGTCATTTCAATTCAGCTGGGAGACCTGATAGTGAAGAAAGTCTTACTCGACCCAGGAAGCAGTGCAGATGTTCTATTTTTCACCACCTTTGAAAAAATGAAGCTGAGTAACAACATTCTCCAGCCGTACATGGGAGACCTGGTTGGATTTTCAGGAGAACGAGTTCCTGTACTCGGatcagtgtggttacaaaccacattCGGTGAGCAACCATTACACAATACACAAGATATTCAGTATCTTGTAGTCGACTGTTTTAGCCCATACAATGTTATATTAGGCAgaccttttttaaataaattcgctgcaatcgttttcactgttCACCTTTGTGTCAAGTTTCCTGTGCAGGACAATGTCATAGCTACAGTTCATGGAGATCTCCAGGAGGTGAGGCAATGCTACAACACAAGCCTAAAGCCGCTCAAAAAAGTCGGACAATCACATGCAACTCTATAA